The Citrifermentans bemidjiense Bem genome window below encodes:
- the glk gene encoding glucokinase, whose product MVILAGDVGGTSTRLAYFESAATGLVVLAEGRYQSQEHSSLSDIVRRFAAQSRLDADRACFGIAGPVIDGRVRTPNLPWNIDGSELAQALGLGQVRLINDLEANTYGIAELKAQDLLTLNPGVADPTGTIAVVSAGTGLGESLAYWDGSSHRPLPSEAGHADFAARNEIEADLLLYLQAKHGRVSYERVLSGPGLLDIYRFLRDRHYFQEDEAIIAAMNAGDAPAVITRAAMDGSCPMCSKALDIFITVYGAEAGNAALRFLATGGVYLGGGIAPKILDKLRGASFIVAFTAKGRLSSLVQTIPVHVILNERTALLGAGRAASISSS is encoded by the coding sequence ATGGTCATACTTGCTGGAGACGTCGGCGGGACCTCCACCCGGCTAGCCTACTTCGAATCCGCTGCAACCGGGCTCGTGGTGCTGGCCGAGGGGCGCTACCAAAGCCAGGAACACAGCAGCCTCTCCGACATCGTGCGGCGCTTTGCCGCCCAATCCCGCCTGGATGCCGACAGGGCCTGCTTCGGCATAGCGGGACCGGTCATCGACGGGCGGGTAAGGACCCCGAACCTCCCCTGGAACATCGACGGCAGCGAACTTGCCCAAGCCTTGGGCCTTGGCCAGGTGCGCCTGATCAACGATTTAGAGGCCAACACCTACGGCATCGCGGAACTGAAGGCCCAGGACCTGCTGACGCTCAACCCCGGAGTGGCGGACCCCACAGGCACCATAGCCGTGGTTTCCGCCGGCACCGGCCTTGGCGAGTCGCTTGCCTACTGGGACGGCTCCTCCCACAGGCCGCTTCCCAGCGAGGCGGGGCATGCCGATTTCGCAGCGCGCAACGAGATCGAGGCCGATCTTTTGCTATACCTCCAGGCGAAGCATGGCCGGGTCAGCTACGAGCGCGTCCTGTCCGGTCCGGGGCTCCTCGATATCTACCGCTTTCTCAGGGACAGGCATTACTTCCAGGAGGATGAAGCCATCATTGCCGCCATGAACGCGGGCGACGCCCCTGCGGTCATCACCCGCGCCGCAATGGACGGAAGTTGCCCAATGTGCAGCAAGGCTCTCGATATCTTCATCACCGTGTACGGTGCCGAAGCCGGGAACGCGGCTCTCAGATTTCTCGCCACCGGCGGAGTCTATCTTGGCGGGGGGATTGCGCCCAAGATCCTGGACAAGCTGCGCGGGGCTTCCTTCATCGTTGCCTTTACCGCAAAAGGGCGACTTAGCTCTTTGGTGCAAACAATTCCGGTGCACGTCATATTAAATGAGAGAACAGCACTGCTAGGTGCGGGAAGGGCTGCTTCAATCTCATCCAGTTGA
- a CDS encoding vitamin K epoxide reductase family protein — MEPRKIRNELRNCKSRSLSRRRGIVGLSLVAAGSMGLIALYQTGIIRHIPEPPLPRFDADKVVASEEAYAMLHTPDALLGLTSFGATAALAAMEGKDRAAVHPWIPLALAAKLLLDASQAARLSTHQWTRHRAFCFWCLVASGATFASLPLALGETWEAFRQLKRS; from the coding sequence ATGGAACCCCGAAAAATAAGGAACGAACTGCGCAACTGCAAGTCCAGATCTCTCTCCCGCCGCCGCGGCATAGTCGGCCTTTCCCTTGTCGCCGCAGGCTCCATGGGGCTCATCGCCCTTTACCAGACTGGCATCATCCGTCACATCCCGGAGCCGCCGCTTCCCCGCTTCGATGCCGACAAGGTAGTTGCCTCGGAGGAGGCCTATGCAATGCTCCATACGCCGGATGCGTTGCTCGGACTGACGAGCTTCGGGGCTACGGCAGCCTTGGCCGCTATGGAGGGAAAAGACCGCGCCGCCGTCCATCCCTGGATACCGCTGGCGCTTGCCGCAAAGCTTTTGTTAGATGCGTCTCAAGCTGCGAGACTTAGCACGCATCAGTGGACCCGGCACCGCGCATTCTGCTTCTGGTGCCTCGTAGCCAGCGGAGCGACCTTCGCCTCCCTCCCGTTGGCTTTAGGGGAAACATGGGAAGCTTTTCGGCAACTAAAACGAAGTTGA
- a CDS encoding MerR family transcriptional regulator, which produces MFRVTELARIFGLSRSTLLYYDRIGLLTPSGRSEAGYRLYSQSNRDRLSTICSFRQAGLSIEDIQRVLAKEEDSNAAILNRRMRELSEEIRTLQVQQHLLGKMLQVQSQAELPVTIDKEAWVEMLRAAGMDEAAMNRWHTEFERRAPEAHHQFLLSLGISEEETLAIRKWSVEGSDGKATASHADFADDRI; this is translated from the coding sequence ATGTTTCGCGTTACTGAGCTGGCACGCATCTTCGGCCTCTCGCGCAGCACCTTGCTTTATTATGACCGGATCGGGCTGTTGACGCCGTCCGGACGCAGCGAGGCCGGTTATCGTCTTTATTCGCAAAGCAACCGGGACCGGTTGTCGACCATCTGCAGCTTCCGCCAGGCCGGGTTGAGCATAGAAGACATCCAGCGCGTCTTAGCAAAGGAAGAGGATAGCAACGCCGCCATCCTGAACCGGCGCATGCGTGAACTCAGCGAGGAGATCCGCACCCTGCAGGTCCAGCAGCATTTACTGGGGAAGATGCTGCAGGTTCAGTCGCAGGCAGAACTTCCCGTTACCATCGACAAGGAGGCATGGGTCGAGATGCTTCGCGCTGCCGGAATGGATGAAGCCGCCATGAACAGGTGGCACACCGAATTCGAGCGCCGGGCGCCCGAAGCCCATCACCAATTTCTGCTGTCCCTTGGGATATCAGAAGAAGAGACACTCGCCATTCGGAAGTGGTCGGTAGAAGGCTCCGACGGCAAAGCAACTGCATCGCACGCGGATTTTGCGGATGACAGGATATGA
- a CDS encoding cytochrome c3 family protein, whose protein sequence is MNTLLTMLMLLLATQAWAFDAKSQCVICHGDKGKMESLGAASMYLDPAQVDREVGMDGATCADCHLGDSAQPSKEASHKDMLRPFVVGVGPKVKGQAVSRADAGVLKPIAPLGDGMDRMLPEGDPKKLEGLGVKMLTGIEWHDRDPETLAYSPKVAEQTCGRCHAKEVKDYNSSAKGLLKHQRAFRKWAEPLPGPQNCGMWFGQNYENMKSQTSVPFTAAQNAATDRSCNTCHPGCNDCHYKPFTGKGRHSYGKPDTDSCYGGGRASICHAGPMDRRRGAGYVRGEYAFPSNLPRGAHIKAGVQCLDCHKPVNHQFGHLASDDARGACAKCHADIVKAVQTSSHSKVDCAACHITVSGAYQYTFWGKGNFAGVETPYGKHKEYYGTRDLPTLIKNASGRWIPVKPYPMAVLNQTMELGPTGLLFRSIPKRSVPGNVRIGEPPVFEVSRAATDVNDAFIIVGTRNDLPSGNKAILWVQMDKLSHALGQPRGCATCHDSHVQVGKSEWSYFESKDVAKRFKGSYTVTADKNGIRFSDTVWETPIMAANRKVEDIAPFAVLPKDAWDVKGIDLSIPFDEKKTGKERGELDKFLAELGKRKGGDELRKIRVIAYHNLEMAQKMLKAL, encoded by the coding sequence ATGAATACGCTGCTCACGATGTTGATGCTGCTGCTGGCCACTCAGGCTTGGGCCTTCGATGCTAAATCGCAGTGCGTAATCTGCCATGGAGACAAGGGCAAGATGGAGTCTCTTGGCGCCGCGTCGATGTACCTGGACCCGGCCCAGGTCGATCGTGAAGTGGGGATGGACGGCGCCACTTGTGCGGATTGCCACCTGGGGGATTCTGCGCAGCCCTCGAAGGAAGCATCGCACAAGGACATGTTGCGTCCTTTCGTGGTCGGGGTGGGGCCAAAAGTCAAGGGGCAGGCGGTTTCCCGCGCCGATGCAGGGGTTTTGAAGCCCATAGCTCCTCTCGGAGACGGCATGGATCGGATGCTGCCGGAAGGCGATCCCAAAAAGCTGGAGGGGCTCGGGGTAAAGATGCTGACGGGAATCGAGTGGCACGACCGCGACCCTGAAACCCTCGCCTATTCTCCCAAGGTTGCGGAGCAGACCTGCGGCAGGTGTCATGCAAAAGAGGTGAAGGATTACAACAGTTCCGCCAAGGGGCTGTTGAAACACCAGCGCGCCTTCCGGAAATGGGCCGAGCCCCTTCCCGGGCCGCAGAACTGCGGCATGTGGTTCGGGCAGAACTACGAGAATATGAAGAGCCAGACTTCGGTACCTTTCACAGCCGCACAGAATGCAGCCACAGATCGCAGCTGCAACACCTGCCATCCCGGTTGCAACGACTGTCACTACAAGCCCTTCACTGGCAAGGGGCGGCATTCCTATGGCAAACCCGACACCGACAGCTGCTACGGCGGGGGGAGAGCGAGCATCTGTCATGCAGGACCTATGGACCGTCGGCGCGGCGCCGGATACGTCCGCGGCGAGTACGCCTTTCCGAGCAACCTGCCGCGAGGGGCCCACATAAAGGCCGGCGTACAATGCCTGGATTGCCACAAGCCGGTGAACCATCAATTCGGCCACTTAGCCTCTGACGACGCAAGAGGGGCCTGCGCCAAGTGCCATGCCGACATCGTCAAGGCCGTGCAGACTTCGTCGCATAGCAAGGTCGATTGCGCCGCCTGCCACATAACCGTCTCCGGCGCCTACCAGTACACCTTCTGGGGTAAGGGAAACTTTGCCGGCGTGGAAACGCCCTACGGAAAACATAAGGAGTACTACGGCACGCGCGACCTCCCGACCCTGATCAAGAACGCATCTGGCCGCTGGATTCCCGTCAAGCCGTATCCTATGGCGGTGCTGAACCAGACGATGGAACTGGGGCCCACCGGGCTTTTGTTCCGCTCCATCCCAAAAAGAAGCGTTCCCGGCAACGTCAGGATAGGTGAGCCTCCCGTATTCGAAGTCTCCCGCGCCGCCACCGATGTCAATGACGCCTTTATCATCGTCGGCACCCGCAACGATCTCCCCTCCGGCAACAAGGCGATCCTCTGGGTGCAGATGGACAAGCTAAGCCACGCCCTGGGCCAGCCGAGAGGATGCGCCACCTGTCACGACTCCCACGTGCAGGTCGGAAAGTCCGAGTGGAGCTATTTCGAATCAAAGGACGTAGCCAAACGGTTTAAAGGGAGCTACACGGTAACCGCCGACAAGAACGGCATCAGGTTCAGCGACACCGTATGGGAGACCCCGATCATGGCAGCCAATCGCAAAGTGGAGGACATAGCGCCATTTGCCGTGCTGCCCAAAGACGCCTGGGATGTGAAAGGTATAGACCTCTCCATCCCCTTCGACGAGAAGAAGACAGGGAAGGAGAGGGGAGAGCTTGACAAGTTCCTGGCCGAGCTTGGCAAGCGGAAGGGTGGCGATGAGCTGCGAAAGATCAGGGTGATCGCCTACCACAACCTGGAAATGGCGCAGAAGATGCTGAAAGCTTTGTAG
- a CDS encoding fibronectin type III domain-containing protein — protein MDSISNLSDAQVVPLTTQLMTVLTKNPSLYGRVMGVYPTLEELKYLHENHIATLNDPSSGEPEKVMEHQAKRQLLNRKFGAFHSAVKLAATDDPSLLATFGLSQPKAKKSASPATVSRSEKLKAVHGDISGEIFLKGVPIKYARSYDIDYCEGDPSLEESWKHHSVVAHASKMKVTGLTPGRVYWFRVRGIGANGPGPWSPYASLMAI, from the coding sequence ATGGACTCTATCTCCAATTTATCCGATGCCCAAGTTGTCCCATTAACGACGCAGCTGATGACTGTGCTCACCAAGAACCCTTCTTTGTATGGTAGGGTGATGGGGGTCTACCCGACCTTGGAGGAACTCAAGTATCTGCACGAGAACCACATCGCCACCCTCAACGACCCGAGCAGCGGAGAGCCCGAGAAGGTGATGGAACACCAAGCGAAGCGGCAGTTGCTCAACCGGAAGTTTGGTGCATTCCACTCGGCGGTAAAGCTGGCCGCCACAGACGACCCGAGCCTGCTTGCCACCTTCGGCCTCAGCCAACCCAAGGCGAAAAAATCAGCTTCCCCCGCGACCGTGAGCAGATCCGAAAAGTTGAAAGCTGTCCACGGGGACATCTCAGGTGAGATATTCCTGAAAGGTGTCCCCATCAAATACGCGAGGAGCTATGACATCGACTATTGCGAAGGGGATCCGTCTCTTGAAGAGAGTTGGAAGCATCACAGCGTGGTGGCCCACGCATCGAAAATGAAGGTGACGGGCCTGACACCTGGGAGGGTCTACTGGTTCCGGGTAAGAGGGATCGGAGCAAACGGCCCCGGTCCGTGGTCACCGTACGCGTCATTGATGGCAATTTAA
- a CDS encoding MerR family transcriptional regulator, translating into MKNKVTVEEWVKRFRAIGLDDAVMHKWHELFENENPEGHQSFLEWLGLPAERIREIRQQ; encoded by the coding sequence ATGAAAAACAAGGTAACGGTAGAGGAATGGGTGAAGAGGTTCCGGGCCATCGGCCTGGATGACGCGGTCATGCATAAGTGGCACGAGCTGTTCGAGAACGAGAACCCGGAAGGGCACCAAAGTTTCCTGGAGTGGCTTGGCCTGCCGGCCGAGAGGATAAGGGAGATACGTCAGCAGTAG
- a CDS encoding NERD domain-containing protein produces the protein MTIKAAIKGWFGEAQVTLAKKLFLDSEIYFDLNNVTIPAANGTTQIDHIIVSLYGIFIVETKNVEGWIFGDAKGPSWTQNLFGKKSKFQNPLHQNYKHIKTLSDFLGIDEGKFHSLVFFTSDCTFKTELPPNVMNHGYIPYIKSKTDVHFTPAQVQEIISSIKTGMKPKTWSTRKEHVAGLKERFNSTTICPKCSKELKLRTVKSGENAGSQFYGCSGFPKCRYTKPVDD, from the coding sequence ATGACAATAAAGGCAGCTATAAAGGGCTGGTTTGGCGAGGCGCAAGTGACGCTTGCGAAGAAGCTATTCCTAGACTCAGAAATCTATTTTGACCTTAATAACGTGACCATCCCAGCAGCCAACGGTACCACTCAGATAGACCACATCATAGTGTCTCTTTACGGCATTTTCATTGTCGAAACCAAGAACGTGGAAGGCTGGATTTTCGGGGATGCAAAGGGTCCGTCATGGACTCAAAACCTGTTCGGTAAGAAATCAAAATTTCAGAATCCATTGCATCAGAATTATAAGCATATCAAGACGCTATCTGACTTTTTGGGAATTGACGAAGGGAAATTTCATTCCCTGGTGTTCTTTACGTCCGACTGCACTTTTAAGACGGAACTCCCGCCAAACGTCATGAATCATGGCTATATTCCATATATCAAAAGCAAGACGGATGTGCACTTTACGCCTGCTCAGGTTCAGGAGATCATTTCCTCAATAAAAACGGGAATGAAGCCAAAAACATGGTCGACCAGAAAAGAGCATGTAGCTGGCCTGAAGGAACGATTCAATAGCACAACAATATGCCCGAAGTGCAGTAAAGAACTAAAATTGCGCACTGTAAAATCTGGGGAAAATGCAGGTAGTCAATTCTACGGTTGCTCAGGATTCCCGAAGTGCCGGTACACCAAGCCGGTAGATGATTGA
- a CDS encoding MucR family transcriptional regulator: MATLVEIAAQLVSSHASSTPMTSDELLAEISKVHAALKSLEAGESIEGIDETKPSVSMKEAFRKNEVVCLVCGKGGFKTLARHLSTAHGMKPGAYKKQFGISSKQALSAKSYSEARRKMAQDRGLADNLAKAREVRMANIEAKKEGGVAGVKAAMPAKAAKPAKVAKAAKAPAKVGRPKAAAKAKK; the protein is encoded by the coding sequence ATGGCGACTTTGGTAGAGATCGCAGCGCAACTCGTGTCATCGCACGCTTCCAGCACTCCGATGACTTCAGACGAGCTTCTCGCAGAAATAAGCAAAGTACATGCAGCACTAAAGAGCCTTGAAGCAGGAGAAAGCATAGAAGGAATCGATGAAACCAAACCTTCTGTCAGCATGAAGGAAGCCTTCAGGAAGAACGAAGTGGTCTGCCTGGTATGCGGCAAAGGCGGCTTCAAGACCCTTGCCCGTCATCTCAGCACCGCCCATGGGATGAAGCCTGGCGCCTACAAGAAACAGTTCGGCATCTCCAGCAAGCAGGCGCTCTCCGCAAAGAGCTACTCCGAGGCGCGCAGGAAGATGGCCCAGGACAGGGGCCTTGCCGACAACCTGGCCAAGGCGCGCGAAGTCCGCATGGCTAACATCGAAGCCAAGAAAGAGGGCGGGGTCGCCGGCGTCAAGGCAGCAATGCCTGCCAAGGCTGCAAAACCTGCAAAGGTTGCCAAGGCTGCAAAGGCTCCGGCCAAGGTAGGCAGGCCCAAAGCCGCTGCCAAGGCAAAGAAATAG
- a CDS encoding PqiC family protein, producing the protein MRKPALCLISLALVMSVTACSRSPRSSFYTLVPQAAPPPALSPAAPSVSVGPVTIPELVDRPQIVVRVAENRVEVLESHRWAEPLKSEIPRLMAQDLGRMLGSSRVSSYGQSAGADATYRVLVDIVRLEAVPGDAATVQALWTVRRGNARIKGESLVREKVSAPGYDQLISACSRALGGVSSDIAKAIRADAAALP; encoded by the coding sequence ATGCGCAAGCCAGCCCTATGCCTGATTTCGCTCGCCCTGGTAATGTCCGTTACCGCCTGCAGCAGATCGCCACGCTCAAGCTTCTATACCCTGGTTCCCCAGGCCGCTCCGCCGCCGGCGCTCTCTCCCGCTGCGCCGTCGGTTTCCGTAGGTCCGGTGACTATCCCCGAGCTTGTGGACCGCCCCCAGATCGTCGTGCGCGTCGCCGAGAACCGGGTCGAAGTCCTGGAGAGCCACCGCTGGGCGGAACCTTTGAAGAGCGAGATACCGCGCCTGATGGCGCAGGATTTGGGCCGCATGCTCGGCTCCTCCCGCGTTTCCAGCTACGGCCAGAGTGCCGGTGCCGACGCGACCTATCGCGTGCTGGTCGACATCGTCAGGCTTGAGGCTGTTCCGGGTGATGCGGCGACCGTCCAGGCGCTTTGGACCGTGCGCCGCGGCAACGCCAGGATCAAAGGAGAGTCGCTGGTGAGGGAGAAGGTCTCCGCCCCCGGCTACGATCAACTGATCTCCGCCTGCAGCCGGGCCCTCGGCGGAGTGAGCTCGGACATAGCCAAGGCCATCCGTGCCGATGCCGCGGCACTTCCTTGA
- a CDS encoding FKBP-type peptidyl-prolyl cis-trans isomerase: MRKLLIVALVALTAVPSFAADEKKAEELKTFYAIGQVMARQLGVFSLAPDELTQVKKGLDDGIEGKSQVDMEAYKTKIQQLAVERRNAQGEKLAAQSKEFVEKAAKEKGAVKTPSGLIYKSLKEGTGAGPAATDKVKVNYRGTLIDGKEFDSSAAAGKPAEFRLDQVIKCWTEGVQKMKVGGKAQLVCPPDLAYGERGSGIIPANATLIFEVELLDVVK, from the coding sequence ATGCGGAAACTGTTGATTGTTGCTCTTGTTGCATTAACCGCTGTACCGTCCTTTGCTGCAGATGAAAAGAAAGCGGAAGAACTGAAGACCTTTTATGCCATAGGGCAGGTCATGGCTCGCCAGCTAGGCGTCTTCAGCCTGGCACCTGACGAATTGACCCAGGTGAAGAAGGGGCTCGATGACGGCATCGAAGGGAAGTCGCAAGTGGACATGGAGGCTTACAAGACGAAGATCCAGCAGCTCGCCGTCGAGCGTCGCAACGCGCAGGGCGAGAAGCTTGCCGCACAGTCCAAGGAGTTTGTTGAAAAAGCTGCCAAAGAGAAGGGTGCTGTGAAGACTCCCTCCGGTCTCATTTACAAGTCGCTCAAGGAAGGGACGGGGGCCGGCCCGGCTGCCACCGACAAGGTGAAGGTCAACTACCGCGGGACGCTGATCGACGGCAAGGAGTTCGACAGTTCCGCTGCAGCAGGCAAGCCTGCCGAATTCAGGCTGGACCAGGTCATCAAGTGCTGGACCGAAGGCGTACAGAAGATGAAGGTCGGCGGCAAGGCACAGCTTGTATGTCCTCCTGATCTGGCCTACGGCGAGCGCGGTTCCGGGATCATCCCTGCCAACGCCACCCTGATCTTCGAAGTGGAACTTCTCGACGTAGTCAAGTAG